The Salmo salar chromosome ssa19, Ssal_v3.1, whole genome shotgun sequence DNA window TTCCGATACATGAGGCAGCCCATCAAACAAGAGCTCATCTGTAAGTGGGTCGAACCCGAACAGTTGTCGAATCCCAAAAAGGCTTGCAACAAAACGTTCAGCACGATGCACGAGCTCGTGACCCACCTGACAGTGGAGCACGTCGGTGGACCGGAGCAGTCAAATCATATTTGTTTTTGGGAAGAGTGCGTCCGAGAAGGAAAACCGTTCAAAGCCAAATACAAACTGGTAAATCATATCAGAGTACACACCGGAGAGAAACCATTTCCATGTCCCTTCCCCGGATGTGGAAAAGTATTTGCCCGATCGGAAAATCTAAAAATCCACAAAAGGACTCACACTGGTAAGAATCAAAAGCATGATCACAATATCAACTCCAAAAAAAGCTGTTTGCGTAATAAATGTTTAATGTTTTGAATATGTTTGTTTAAATACTATTGTTCATATATTACCAAATTGCTTTATTTAGTCATGTGTCCACTACAGCCTAATATTTCTATTCTGTACCTTTTAAATGAATATAATGCAATAGGTAGTGAAATAGGACCAGTGTGACGTGCTGTTGTATTGTTTATCTTAGCGGTACAAGTAAACATGTCATCGCAACAAAACAGGAAGGTGTGAATACATAGCCTACAGCAATTTAATATATGTTGGTAGCCCATGAAAAAAAAAACGAATGCTGTAATATTGCTGAAGATAATGTTCTGTCATATTCAATGTGGCGGTAGCCTAAATTCCCCCACCTCACTGAAATGTTCATGTTAAATGGGAATATGTACGTATTTATATTTTCATTgtgtaacatttaaaaaaaattaaaaatctatatgtatatttcttttttttttttaggtgagAAGCCTTTCAAGTGTGAGTTTGATGGCTGCGACAGGCGGTTTGCGAACAGTAGCGACCGGAAGAAACACATGCACGTGCATACTTCTGACAAGCCTTATCTCTGCAAGATGTGCGACAAATCCTACACACATCCCAGCTCTCTACGGAAACACATGAAGGTCAATATTGGGTTTACTTTTACATGTTAtattccattttttatttataatgtctatttttttaaatcctaCACCCTGTGGAGAAGGAAAGTGCATGCATAACAATGCATTGCGTAGCCTACATTCCAGCAAACACGAACACAGAAACAACAGGGAGACGCCATGTAGCAAATGCAACTACCTGTTGTGTCTTCATAAAGCCTCTCTGTTGTCATATCCAAAAGATTGCATCCTACATTTTAATGTTTGGATATTTAAAGTGATTTATCGTGAACATTTAGgctattattatttcttattctcACAATTGAGAATCAAATTGGAAGCTTGCATATTTCTAGAAAGCATGCAAGTCTATGAATTCAACACTGTAAAATGTTAAGTTTTGTTTTTCACTGTCTTGTAGGTTCACGAGGCTACCACGCAAGGACCTCAACCGTCGCCAGCGGCCAGTTCCGGGTACGAGTCGTCCACGCCGCCCACCATCGTGTCCCCGTCCACAGAGAACCAGAGTTCCAGTTCCATATCGCCGGCAGCCTCGACAGTGCACCACACGACCAATCACCACACCACGCTGTCGTCAAATTTTAATGAATGGTACGTGTAAAATATTTTCACAAAAAGACTGCAGAAATAGGACTGGAATCAAAGACTGCAGAAAGTCAGCCTATAACACGAGGAccgagaaagaaaaaaaaaatacgaGGAAGCCAAAATGGTTGGTTTAAcggctaaagagagagagagagagagagagagagagagagagagagagatgcatggaCAAGGTGCAAAGCCAGCTACCAAGATATTAACGTTTTCATTTTTTTCGTTTTTTTTTCCTGCCTCTTTTTTGAAAGACTGCAACACAAGAGATCTCAATGCATGCAATCTGCGGTTCGTGGCCTggtttcttttttattttattttatttttttgtacataaAGATTCCCAGTtcaaaaaatgtaatattttattttgtaaatactTATATAACAGTTTAACGGATTTGTGCAAATGTGGTCCCTAGATATATGGAAAatgaaatggttttaacaataatATTGCGATGAATAGTGTTGATTGAAACAGAATGTTGTAGTTGATGTGTACCCCAATGTGAATTACTCAGTATAACTACCGTCTCCACTATATCGACCTTACCGACTATTAGTCTATTAAATGTGCTTTTTTTTGTATTTGGTGCAACATTTCGTCTACGGTCCAGTTGGAGTAGCACAGTACTTACCATTGCTGTTATTTAAATGTCATGTCGATAAATCGTGTAGTGAAAGCCTGAAACTCCGTGTCGTCTGTTTATGTAGGCCTTCGTGATTGAAAAATATAACAACTATTTGTTCATTACCTTGATAATGTCAAGGAAGTATTACCTACATGTAAATAGCTAAATTTTCCATATTTATCCGCATGTAAAAAGGGTAACACATGTTAGAAATGATCGGTATTTATGGAGAAATTGCGCTAGTATGTAAAATTtagtttgcaacaaaaaaaatgtttggttACATTTCGTACTATATTAAAGGATTAAAACTACAGCCAACTATTTGCCTTTccatattttttgttttgtttctcatAGCCTATATGTTGTTTAAACAGGCCTGTGACTGAATATCACAATGAATGATGTGTGATTATCATTGTATACACTCACTCATgcataacaaaaacaaaaaacgtaAATAGATGACTAGGTCTTTATTAATAAACCATTACACACGAGTTATTCTGAAGAACAAATTAATTATAATACTAAACGTAGGCTTAAAGaattaaaatgactaaaatatttCATAACACATCAATAAAGGGACGTATTTGGACCAACTTATTAGGGTAAAACCCGTCTGCATTATACGCTTATCAAAGCGTAGAATTCTAAATCGCATCATGCTTGCGGAATCAAATTCAGTAATACGAATTAATGTTAAGTAATTCGATTTCCCCTCTTCTTGTGTCCCCTTTTTATCCAAAAAGTAACATCCCAGCCCTTGCCCTCGAGTAATGTGAGGATCGAAAAGATAAATGCGTGACAGTTCTACTTCTCAGTCAGAGTAAACGAAATTGTTTTATGTTGTTACTTAATTGTTCTCGATGTTATTTAGTTCTCCGTAGCTAGCTGTGTCGGATGGATGCCATAGTCTAGTGTTGAGGAAGTGTTGGGACTTCTCGAGTCAGTGTTGTAGTCTTTGTTCCGTGGTGTAGCCTGGTTGACCGGACCATTAGGCAGGGTTCACGTCAACAGACAGAGACGCCAGTGATCACAAGCCTGGCCTGCGTGGTTAACACTGCCAGTGCGCTGGGCGAGGCGACACACAATACAATGTTCCCGTAGATCTGTCAGTCTACAGCTGACAACATGACACATTGGAACGGACGAAAAATGAAACAATTCTAAAATAAAAGCCGAAGCTAAATAGACTGCAAACAATGTAGTATTGCATGATAATCAATCATCAGTCAtggtccacagagagagagagtgtgtgtgtgtgtgtgtgtgtgtgtgtgtgtgtgtgtgtgtgtgtgtgtgtgtgtgtgtgtgtgtgtgttgtgtgtgtgtgtgtgtgtgtgtgtgtgtgtgtgtgtgtgtgattggaatGGCGGAAATGCATGATATCTGAGGTGATCTGTTTGAAATGTATTCATATTTTCTTTGCATGGGCTATTAATTTTTTAGATAAATGAATGATGGTACTAAAGTGACTTTTTTCGACTCTATTTAACACTATCTATCTAGGTTATAGTGTTGATACGTTTTCATTCACGCACCGTTAGACCCAATAGAAATGCTACGGAGGCTGTATATCCAAACATATGTTTTGATTCATACAATGGGATTCATTTTGTTTTGAAAAGACCTGTCCTTAatgcattattatttttttttttttttggacaaaGCCAGAAGGCAGAGCTATAAATCAATAGCGACTCTGGTCTTAAATGTCCTATggagataaaacacacacacacacacacactatatatatatataggcctaaaATGTAACTTTGTAATGTTATTAGATGTTACCAAAAACATAACGTAGCTTATAACATCACACAACTGGCTTAACGACGCAACACATGTAGTACATGGCGAGGCCGAATTAAAAACGCAGTGTCCTGAAGGACTGGTTCTCCCATGTACAAATATAATTGCCACACAAACAGACAGTACAGAAATATGTCTATTCAGAGATTCCATTAGGTTACTCAAGTTCAAGTGGTTTGTATAGGGACAGGGTTTAACTCTCCAACTAGCAATAATGCAAGAGGTGCCTTAATAACAatcacacaatatgtttcatcGTGGTAATCTAACAACAAAACTAACACAATAGGACTATAAtaacttatttatttttttaatccccgcttttttttttctcctcttttCAAATGTTCTTTGTTGACTTTTATTCTGTAATACCAAATGACAATGTGTCTGTTTTATGTAAAATGTCAATTatattatttatgtattttaaaTGTGTTTACGGCTCATTTAATGACACTTGGTTTACATTTTTTGGAATGTAAACGAAATATATATAtcactggtaaaaaaaaaatccatagttGAGATTctccatttacaaaatagctgaCATGGAAATCTTCGCGTCTCCATGTAAAGATGTCTGAGTGACAGACGGTGTAGCCAACACGGCCGTGCACGGGGCTCTTATGAACCCTAGAACATACAGATAAGCAAAGCTTATCGTTTCAGTTTGGTTCACATTGACTTCATTTGTTCAGTTGACTGTATCTGACATTTGTTAATAACAGTCGCTACAacctgaaaaaaaaaaacagcagagttgcagttacaacagtagaaagaGCGCATGCGCCAGCCCTCAGCGCACATCGCTTCTCTATGAATATTTATTACTTGTGCTAGTAGCCAGTAAACCAATCTAGAGATCTGTATGTTGCTTTCCTTCCTATGATATAAATAAATGCGCATTTTTACGTTCTGATGAACGCAATATGAATTATATTCAAAACTAGAGGAAAATATTTGGTCAATTTAAACAGATATATTTCCCTTATACCTTTAACACACATGTTATTCCAACACACAGGTTACTCCAAATATGTTATTGAAAATTACAGTATGATCAAATTTTGACATGGACGTTAAATATTGCCTTTAGAAGTTATTGGAAATCAACGTTTCATTCTTCAGTAATAGGCCAATACCAAACGGATAATGCATCATATTGAACACTATAGTTAGCTAGCAATAACGGCATCCTTTCTCCAATAACATTAGCCAATATCTTTCATAATAATATCACTTATTATTTCACCTTCTAAACAAAGTTTTTAAGAAATCATTTTTTTGGCGTTTTTAACTtatttataattattttttttctgATTGGGAAAATCGTTTTTAAATGAATGTGCACTTGAATATGGCCGAAACGTTCCTGAAATCTGTCAGATGAGAATATCAGTGTAGATGTGAAGTTAATGGCGGAGTTAACAGTCTACAGGCAGCGTTAGTTTAGTATCCGGTCACTGAGTGGAGTAGTCTGTTTTGTTGGTTGACCCCGGCAGTACATTAAGAAGGGATTGACGCGTGAGTAGTCTGTGTTGGTTGACCCCGGCAGTACATGGAGGGACTGACGCGTCGCTGCGTGTAACCGGAGAAGAGACGGAACGCTCTGGTGCCACTTGATGAATGTCGTGCCCATGTCTGCTTGTCCACGGATCCCCATATCTGTTCCTCACAGTGTTAACTAAATGAATAAGGGAAACGTTTACTCTTAAAGTTACTCTGAACGTTGACCTTATTATTACTATATTTACGTTAAATAATATACTCCGCAAGACAACATGCTGATTTGGAATGGTATAGGGTAGTCTTATGGTTTTTGTTTTCTTCCTCCAAAAATGGTCACTGATGATGCTGACCTTGTTTTTGCGCTGATTTGCCCCAATAGACAATTGATCTTTTGATTGAACGCTTTTTTTAAAAATTCGGGTTACCTTTATGGGATATGTCTACAATTTGTAACCCTTCAACTGACTCTTTTTGAAAAACGTTGAACAAATGATTTCACCTAAATTCCTATTACTGACAACTCAAATAAGAACTTCCAATAGTACCTATTTGGGAAATAACAGAGCTCTACCGGAAGTCCAGAGGGTCATACTAGCAATGCCATATTAGAGTGATAATTTGCATAGCATTTTTACTCATTTATACAATATTACAAAAATTACTTTAGGTCTGATTCAATGGATTTTATAGAAAGGTAAGCATTATTTAATAAGGACTGATGTCAAAATTCAAAACAATTATGGTAATTTTGTATGTCCAAACATTAATATTCAATTACACTGAAATGAATGGGTTTTCAGGTAACGTAGGCTATAGTGTAATGTCACTCAATGTCACTCAAAATGGTTTTCTTAAATATCAAATGATCCAGGGTCTTCCACCCTAGTTCCCATATGTTCACACTAGATTTTCAGATAATATTTGACAAAGTGCATTTCTTTTAATCACTATTAATAGAAATTATTTTAAAGTCGACCTTAACTCTGAATATTGATGAATTGACCCCATGGGTCATGAAATGtggtttaaaggggcaatcagcaacTTCTACATACCATTTTTGAACTTATAAGTTAATGATatttacccattgattcttgaagaatataacttataaattcctcatgagcttagttcaactgtggtACCCCATCAGAACAACAGAAAtctaagcttgttttactccattgatatttgtaaacaaagtaaatgtaaaacaaacaaaatactaTATagtctcaaaacatggttaaacatGGATAGCCAATCCTTGCATCCATACCTCTGTCTATCCTGCCCCATCCCTTTTTACTAACCCAGGGATGGGGCagggctttgttattgtttctactgctgatttcCCCTTTAACTCATTTGTGTTGTCAACAATTCAAtcatattttttttcccccaaaaTAAGTATTTTTTAAAATAGTAAATAAATGTAGGCTACCCTATTCTTAGTCCACCGTACTATTTACTGACATACCAACCGCCTGGTTGAGCACATTTTTGCAAAATTCTTGCTTTTTAGtcttttaaaattgattaactaTTTATTTTCAGATTCCTACTCTTCATGGTCTCTAGTAACAAGACATTGT harbors:
- the LOC100195459 gene encoding zinc finger protein ZIC 1 (The RefSeq protein has 1 substitution compared to this genomic sequence) encodes the protein MLLDAGPQYPAIGVTTFGSSRHHSTGEVTEREVALGINPFADGMGAFKINHSSHDLGSGQTAFSSQAPGYAAAALGHHHHPTHVSSYSTAAFNSTRDFLFRNRGFGDATSAQHSLFASAAGSFAGPHGHSDATGHLLFPGLHEQAASHASSNVVNSQMRLGFTGDMYGRADQYAHVTSPRTDHYASSQLHGYGPMNMNMAAHHGAGAFFRYMRQPIKQELICKWVEPEQLSNPKKACNKTFSTMHELVTHLTVEHVGGPEQSNHICFWEECVREGKPFKAKYKLVNHIRVHTGEKPFPCPFPGCGKVFARSENLKIHKRTHTGEKPFKCEFDGCDRRFANSSDRKKHMHVHTSDKPYLCKMCDKSYTHPSSLRKHMKVHEATTQGPQPSPAASSGYESSTPPTIVSPSTENQSSSSISPAASTVHHTTNHHTTLSSNFNEWYV